In the genome of Candidatus Electrothrix rattekaaiensis, the window CTGGGATTGGTACCAGTGGTCACACCAGTGGGGGAGATAGCCTCTTATTGCAGGCATCAGGAAAATAGCTTACTCATTACATCAGATCGGCAAGCTGTTGACGATATATTGGGACTCCTGAATAATTCACGTATGTATGAACAGCTTCGCGAGAGAGCAATTGCAACATGGACGGATAAGCCTCTGTACTCAGAATCGGTGGTGCAAGCCTGTTTGGAAATTTGTTCAGAGGGGGGGGCATGCTGAGAATTGTTGTCGAACATGTCTGTTGGGTTGTTTTTTGTAACGAAAAGATGAGGTCTCGTGAGGTCTAACATCATTGGCCGGATGAGCGAGGGCCGACAAATCTACCTTTCACCAGCCTTTCAACCTGACACACTAAATACAGCGGCAAAGAGATAAAAGAGAAACGGACACTCTCTTTTCCGGCAATGGCTGATTTTGCCTCAAGGCACGAGGGAGCCATACTGTTAAATCTGACAGCGACAGGCAGTTTTTTCTCACTCATGAAAACCTGAAGAGATTTCAGAGAGCCGGTCTTGCCTGCCTTGACTTCAACTGGTACCACTTGTCCGTTGACAGAGATAAGATAATCCACCTCAGCTTGGGAATTTTTCTTTTCTCTGTTCCAGTAATAGAGTTCCGGTCGTTTATAGCTTTGCTGTCTGTATAAAAGATGCTGCCCGACAAACTGCTCAGCCATTGCACCGTTGTTGATCATAAGCAGTTCCTTTTCAGCATGGAGATCAGCGAGATTTAAGCCGAGACCGGTTGCCACCAGACCAATATCAAGAAACAGCGGTTTGAAATCCCGTTCTTTCACCTCTGCACCCAAAGGGACACCGTTACCCGCACTGTGTCTGACAGGATAAGAGATACGTGCTAGCTCAAGCAGGTGCAGTGTATCCGCAAGGTCTCTTGATTTTTCGTTTGGATCAAGGTTTACATACTTCAACTTGCCGCCGATAAGTGACGGTAACCGCCTGAAAACTCTACGCAACCGTTCGGAGTGAATCCGTTGGCGGTATTTACTGAAATCATCTTCATAGGTTTGGAGAATGCTTTCATGTTCTCGTTCGACAGCAGTAAAGTTCTGCTCTGAGCCGTACCTCTTAACTGCTGCTGGCATTCCGCCTATGATCCAGAACAAGCGGACATAATACATCAGATTATTATGGATTGACGCGGGAATACGGTCTTCCAAGGAAAAAGCGTTCAGAAAGCGGGACAATCTGTCCTGCCCCAAGCCTAGAAGAAATTCCTCGAAATCCATAGGCCCCAGATGCAGATACTCAATTCTGCCCACAGGCATGGAAAAATCATGTTCCGCCAGTAAAAACTCCAGCAGAGAACCAGCAGCAAGAATGTGTATATCTGGTCGTTCTTCAAAAAAATACCGCAACAAAGGAAGAAGACTCGGTACCGCCTGGATCTCATCAAAAAAGATGAGCGTCTTACCGGGAACGATCTCTGTATTTGCATCAATCTCAAGGAGCTGTAGGCTTTTTTCTATATCTGCGGTTTTGAACAGTTGCGCCTTTTCCGGTGTTTTGTCAAAATTAATCTCAATTAAATTCTCGAAATGTTTCCGAGCAACCTCTCGTACCAACCATGTCTTGCCGACCTGTCTGGCCCCGCGAATAATCAGCGGCTTCCGATCAGTTCTGTTTTTCCATTCATCTATATCCAATAATGCCTTGCGATACATGTTTTTCTCCTGTTGGTAATTATATGGGGCTATAATATCCTCTTTTGGATAAAACACAAGGGTCTTTTGTGCGGAAAATGTCTGCTTTGCGGAAAGAAAGATGTTTTTTTACTCCTCGTCTGGTATGTTTTCAACGAGATATGTTCGTTCTACCAAGAACAATACGGTATATTATAAAAATAATTCACTGATCGCTTACTGACGCTATGTGCGGAATTACAGGATTTCTTACGAGTCATCTTGGTGACAAATATACTCGTTCTCTCAAACAAATGACTGATACTCTGCAACACCGTGGCCCTGATAACAGCGGTATCTGGACAGATCAGGCATATGGGATTGGGCTGGGACACAGGCGTCTGGCAATTCTCGATCTTTCGCCGTCAGGGTACCAGCCCATGCATTCTGTTTCAGGACGTTATGTCATCGTTTTTAACGGTGAGGTCTATAATCATCTTTCGTTGCGAAAACAGCTGGAAGGCAGCGGGGATCAGCAAAAAGCATGGCAGGGCCATTCAGATACAGAGACCCTGCTTGCCTGTTTTGAGGCATGGGGAATTGCAAAAAGTCTGCAAAACGTCGTGGGTATGTTTGCCCTTGCTGTCTGGGATCGGCAAGAAAGGCAGCTGACGCTCGCCCGTGATAGAATGGGAGAGAAACCCCTGTATTACGGTTGGTGCAAAGGTAGTTTTATTTTCGGCTCTGAACTGAAGGCCCTGCGTCAGTATCCCGGCTTTAACAACGCTATTGCAAGAGATGTACTGCCTCTTTATCTCCGTCACTCGTATATTCCAGCACCCTATTCTATTTACCGAGACATATATAAACTGGAACCGGGCTGTATGCTGACGGTTGATGCCTCTGGTTCGTCTATCGAGCCTGCCTCTGCCCCCCACGCTCCCTGTGAAGATAGAAACTGGAGCTTGCAACGGTATTGGTCGTTGCATGATCAGGTAATTAATAGAGAGCCAGATATGATGCTTGGCGAACAGGAAGCGCTATCCTCTCTCGAAACTGCCTTGACAGCGTCGGTTCGTATCCAGTCTGTGGCGGATGTTCCGCTGGGTGCTTTTCTCTCCGGCGGCATTGATTCCTCTTTGATTGCAGCGCTGATGCAAGGTCAAGCGACCAAACCGATCAAGACCTTCACTATCGGATTCGAGGAAGACGGCTACAGTGAGGCGGTTTATGCAAAAGCCGTGGCTGAACACCTGCATACTGAGCATACGGAATTGTATCTTACAGCCGCCCAGGCAATGGAGGTGATTCCTCTGCTGCCGACCTTGTATGATGAGCCCTTTGCCGATTCATCGCAAATTCCCACCTTTTTGGTGGCGCAAATGGCCCGCCAGTATGTTACAGTGGCCCTGTCCGGCGACGGCGGGGATGAGCTGTTCGGAGGGTATAATCGGTATCTCTGGGCACCAAAGATATGGCAAAAAATAGCTTGGCTCCCCTATACTCTTCGACAGCAGCTCTCTCGCCTCCTTATACGGGCTTCTCAAAACGATTTCTTGGCGCACCAACAGGGCATTGCTCATAAATTTTCGATAGCCTTAGCAGGAGAAAAACTGCAAAAACTCGGGCAACGTTTACAGGGGGTTCGGGATCTTGATGATTTTTATCAGAGTCTGGTTTCGGAATGGAGAGCACCAGAGGAAATCGTTTTGGCAGGGCAGGGAGTTGAAACTTTACTTACAGACAGAAGAAACTGGCCGCAACTGGAGCGGGCTGAAGAACGTATGATGTACCTTGATGCTCTAACCTACTTACCGGATGATATTTTATGCAAGGTGGATCGGGCCGCTATGGGGGTAAGTCTTGAGACGCGGGTGCCTTTCCTGGATCATCGAGTGGTGGAAATGGCGTGGCGATTACCCTTGCATATGAAGATTCGTGACAGTCAGGGGAAATGGCCTTTGCGGCAGCTTCTGTATAAATACGTACCGTGTGAATTGATTGAACGACCTAAGCAGGGGTTTGCCATACCTTTGGGCGAATGGTTGCGTGGACCTTTGCGTGATTGGGCCGAGCATCTGCTGGATCCTGTCCGTTTATCTGAACAGGGCTATTTTCGGTCTGAGCCGATCCAGCAGAAATGGCAGGAACATGTGACGAAAAAGCGCAACTGGGAACATTCCCTGTGGTCAATATTGATGTTTCAGGCTTGGCTTGAAACACAGCAGGAGAAGAATTAAGATGTGGCCCTATTGGCTGATGTTTTCGATCCCCGCCTTTGCGGCCCTGTCAACCGAGAATAGGGACCGATCTTGGGGGCCTTGGATTGCGCTGGGACTTTTTTTCACGATTTGTATCGGTTTCAGATTTCATGTTGGAGGAGATTGGAATAACTATCTCCCTTTTTATGATCGGGAGATCGGCAGAGCCTTTACAGATCCTATAAGCGGTGACCCCGGCTATGTTTTGTTGAATCGTTTTATGGCTCAACTTGATTGGAAGATTTACGGAGTGAACTTGGCCTGCGGGTTATTTTTTATTGGAGGGCTGGTAGTTTTTTGCAGAGGTTTGTACCGATCCTGGCTGGGTTTTGCCGTGGCGGTGCCGTACTTGGTGGTTGTGGTAGCAATGGGATACTCCCGCCAAGGGGTGGCACTTGGTCTGATTTTTTGGGGACTTGCCTATCTTGAAAAGGGCAAATTCATCCCCTATCTACTCTTTATTGCTGTTGCTGCTCTGTTTCATAAAACAGCAGTAATTATGATTCCTCTGGGTATTTTTCTCTATCGTCAAGGGTGGTTGTATCGAATTATAGCTGTTGCTTTGGTTGTTACCGGGCTATGGAATGCTCTGGTGGCTAAGGAGGTAGATCATCTCTGGTCTGCCTATGTTGAGCAGCAGATGTATTCCCAGGGTGCTTTTATTCGAGTGGCGATGAACGGTGTCGCTGCTGTGTTTCTGTTGAAATATTGGAAGCAGTGGAAGGAGATTTATCCCAATGCACTCCTTTGGTTATGGATGGCCTATGGCGCGATAGCCTGCGTTTTTGCGGTCGGATTTGCCACTACTGCTGTGGATCGGCTTGCTCTCTATATCACTCCCTTGCAGGTGGTTGTTTTCTCACGACTCCCCTTTCTTGCCAGAAAGGAATATCATCCTGATACAATGACAGTATGGATTTTATTGGGCTATGGAGCGGTCCTCTTTGTCTGGCTGAATTTTGCCACCCATGCCGGATATTGGCTCCCGTATCGGAATATTCTTTTCGAATAGCCAGCTCCAGTTCATGAAGATTATTTTTTTCGCCAATACGGATTGGTATCTGTATAATTTTCGGCTTGGGCTTGCTCGCTCCCTTCGTGAACAAGGTACTGAAGTGGTTATGATGTCACCCCCTGGTGAGTACGGGGCACGAATAGAAAACAAGGGATTTCGCTGGATTCCCCTGCCGATGGAACGGCGCAGCCTGAATCCTTTTCGTGAAATTCAATTACTTCGTTATATCTGTTCCATATACAAAAAAGAACGACCTGATGTAGTCCATAATTTCACCATCAAAAGTGTGATCTACGGTGCTTTGGCTACCCAAGCAGCAGGGATACAAAACAGAATCCATGCTGTTACAGGTTTGGGGCATGTCTTTATCAGTCAATCCATGCGAGCCCGTATCCTTCGTCCTCTGGTTAAGGGGTTACTCAGACAGGCTTTACGAGGAAAAGGGAGTCGTTTGATTCTCCAGAATCCTGATGATAGAGCCTTGTTTCTTGAGCATAACCTGATCGGCCCGGAACACATTCATCTGATTCGAGGCTCCGGCGTGGATACCGAGCGTTTTGCCCCGGTGCAAAAGGTACGTCAAGGGAAATTTCGGGTTTTGTTGGCTGCTCGGCTGCTTTGGGAAAAGGGGATTAGGGAGTATGTGGAAGCTGCCGAGTTATTGATCCATCGGAGCGATGAGCTTGAATTTCTGCTTGCCGGGGTTGCGGATCCGGGTAATCCTAGCGCCGTACCGGAACAGGAAATAAGGAGATGGCAGAAATCCGGCATGTTAACGGTACTCGGACATGTGGAAAATATGCAACAGCTGATGACTGAGGTAAATGTCATGGTTCTGCCAAGTTGGCGGGAGGGAACCCCGCGAGGCCTCCTGGAAGCAGCATCTATGGCCCTACCCATTATCACCACTGATGCACCCGGTTGTCGGGAAATAGTGGAGAATGAGAAAAACGGCTTCCTCGTGCCGGTGGGAGATGCTGTCGCCTTGGCTGAAAAGATTGAATATCTCCTGGATCACCCGGAGACTTGCCTTCATTTCGGTACAGCAGGCCGTGAAAAGGTCTGCAAGGAGTTTGACCAAGAGATTGTTTTTCGTCAAACATGGGAAGTCTATCGCTCCCTCGGCATCCTGAACAAGTCGATAAGAGGTGGATGACGGTGACGGTTCGAGGACTGCACCCAGAGACTGGTGAGCTGCTTCGTCAAGTTTTTCTTGGGCAGGAAGCTAGGTGGCAGGAAAGCAGAGAGTTCTCAGAAGAAGTTTTTTTTCAGGATGTTGTTTCCCAAGGAATGGCTCCGCTCCTGTTTCGGAGGATCGCCTCAGAAGTCAGCAGTGCTCGTGCTTGGCCTGAGCCCCTTTTGCTTCGCCTGCGGAAAACAGCTTTGCATCAGGCCGCCTTTGAACTGGTAGCTGAGCTGGATCTTCGTCATCTACTTGCCGCCTTTGCACACGTTGGTATCAGTCCGCTTCTCCTCAAAGGAACGCCTTTATCCCATACCCTGTACCCGGAACCGGGCCTGCGTTCGAGATGTGATACAGACCTGCTCATCTCAGAGGAAGAGCGAGAAAAGGCAGCAAGCTTGATGAAAAAATTGGGTTACACTCCACTCCATGAAGCGCAAGTGGATTATATCAATACCCAGATGAGCTATGCAAAGCAAACAGCGCAAGGGTTTTCTTGCTGCTATGATATGCATTGGCAAGTGAGTAATTGCAACCGCCAGTTCAGCCGGGATTTTGCCAACGGAAAATTGTTTGAACACGCTGAGGATATTCCGGTCTTGGGAGAAAATGCTCGAACCCTGAGCAAGGTGGATGCGCTGATTTTTTCCTGCTTTCACAGAGCAGGTCATT includes:
- a CDS encoding AAA family ATPase; amino-acid sequence: MYRKALLDIDEWKNRTDRKPLIIRGARQVGKTWLVREVARKHFENLIEINFDKTPEKAQLFKTADIEKSLQLLEIDANTEIVPGKTLIFFDEIQAVPSLLPLLRYFFEERPDIHILAAGSLLEFLLAEHDFSMPVGRIEYLHLGPMDFEEFLLGLGQDRLSRFLNAFSLEDRIPASIHNNLMYYVRLFWIIGGMPAAVKRYGSEQNFTAVEREHESILQTYEDDFSKYRQRIHSERLRRVFRRLPSLIGGKLKYVNLDPNEKSRDLADTLHLLELARISYPVRHSAGNGVPLGAEVKERDFKPLFLDIGLVATGLGLNLADLHAEKELLMINNGAMAEQFVGQHLLYRQQSYKRPELYYWNREKKNSQAEVDYLISVNGQVVPVEVKAGKTGSLKSLQVFMSEKKLPVAVRFNSMAPSCLEAKSAIAGKESVRFSFISLPLYLVCQVERLVKGRFVGPRSSGQ
- a CDS encoding EpsG family protein — its product is MWPYWLMFSIPAFAALSTENRDRSWGPWIALGLFFTICIGFRFHVGGDWNNYLPFYDREIGRAFTDPISGDPGYVLLNRFMAQLDWKIYGVNLACGLFFIGGLVVFCRGLYRSWLGFAVAVPYLVVVVAMGYSRQGVALGLIFWGLAYLEKGKFIPYLLFIAVAALFHKTAVIMIPLGIFLYRQGWLYRIIAVALVVTGLWNALVAKEVDHLWSAYVEQQMYSQGAFIRVAMNGVAAVFLLKYWKQWKEIYPNALLWLWMAYGAIACVFAVGFATTAVDRLALYITPLQVVVFSRLPFLARKEYHPDTMTVWILLGYGAVLFVWLNFATHAGYWLPYRNILFE
- the asnB gene encoding asparagine synthase (glutamine-hydrolyzing); translation: MCGITGFLTSHLGDKYTRSLKQMTDTLQHRGPDNSGIWTDQAYGIGLGHRRLAILDLSPSGYQPMHSVSGRYVIVFNGEVYNHLSLRKQLEGSGDQQKAWQGHSDTETLLACFEAWGIAKSLQNVVGMFALAVWDRQERQLTLARDRMGEKPLYYGWCKGSFIFGSELKALRQYPGFNNAIARDVLPLYLRHSYIPAPYSIYRDIYKLEPGCMLTVDASGSSIEPASAPHAPCEDRNWSLQRYWSLHDQVINREPDMMLGEQEALSSLETALTASVRIQSVADVPLGAFLSGGIDSSLIAALMQGQATKPIKTFTIGFEEDGYSEAVYAKAVAEHLHTEHTELYLTAAQAMEVIPLLPTLYDEPFADSSQIPTFLVAQMARQYVTVALSGDGGDELFGGYNRYLWAPKIWQKIAWLPYTLRQQLSRLLIRASQNDFLAHQQGIAHKFSIALAGEKLQKLGQRLQGVRDLDDFYQSLVSEWRAPEEIVLAGQGVETLLTDRRNWPQLERAEERMMYLDALTYLPDDILCKVDRAAMGVSLETRVPFLDHRVVEMAWRLPLHMKIRDSQGKWPLRQLLYKYVPCELIERPKQGFAIPLGEWLRGPLRDWAEHLLDPVRLSEQGYFRSEPIQQKWQEHVTKKRNWEHSLWSILMFQAWLETQQEKN
- a CDS encoding nucleotidyltransferase family protein, whose product is MTVTVRGLHPETGELLRQVFLGQEARWQESREFSEEVFFQDVVSQGMAPLLFRRIASEVSSARAWPEPLLLRLRKTALHQAAFELVAELDLRHLLAAFAHVGISPLLLKGTPLSHTLYPEPGLRSRCDTDLLISEEEREKAASLMKKLGYTPLHEAQVDYINTQMSYAKQTAQGFSCCYDMHWQVSNCNRQFSRDFANGKLFEHAEDIPVLGENARTLSKVDALIFSCFHRAGHFAHSGDRLIWLYDIHLLCQALTAQEGAAFCRRAKELQISSLCTDAITTAQSWFGTVCPEELRLFLHERTENEAAAQLLGSGRRDGIRKHTLLELKGLSGWQERFSYIVQNLFPPAEFMLWRYNKKKKLILPWLYVRRFAEGLIIFLRK
- a CDS encoding glycosyltransferase family 4 protein, with translation MKIIFFANTDWYLYNFRLGLARSLREQGTEVVMMSPPGEYGARIENKGFRWIPLPMERRSLNPFREIQLLRYICSIYKKERPDVVHNFTIKSVIYGALATQAAGIQNRIHAVTGLGHVFISQSMRARILRPLVKGLLRQALRGKGSRLILQNPDDRALFLEHNLIGPEHIHLIRGSGVDTERFAPVQKVRQGKFRVLLAARLLWEKGIREYVEAAELLIHRSDELEFLLAGVADPGNPSAVPEQEIRRWQKSGMLTVLGHVENMQQLMTEVNVMVLPSWREGTPRGLLEAASMALPIITTDAPGCREIVENEKNGFLVPVGDAVALAEKIEYLLDHPETCLHFGTAGREKVCKEFDQEIVFRQTWEVYRSLGILNKSIRGG